One Cryptosporangium phraense DNA window includes the following coding sequences:
- a CDS encoding STAS domain-containing protein, which produces MVDPAGSAAPERNGAATGALGDATDAVLSVEQVPPSDDGRQVVRVGGEIDMLTAPRLRDALTPVVAVPGSDVVLDLDAVTFLGSNGLGVLVELSQQAEAVGTKFRLVCANRTVSRPLTLTGLDQVLDFYESVSDLPPAGH; this is translated from the coding sequence ATGGTCGACCCCGCTGGTTCGGCGGCCCCAGAACGGAACGGTGCCGCGACCGGTGCGCTCGGTGATGCGACCGACGCGGTCCTCTCGGTGGAGCAGGTTCCGCCGTCGGACGACGGGCGGCAGGTGGTGAGGGTCGGCGGCGAGATCGACATGCTCACCGCGCCCCGGCTACGCGACGCGCTGACGCCGGTCGTCGCGGTGCCCGGCTCGGACGTCGTGCTCGATCTCGACGCGGTCACGTTCCTGGGCTCCAACGGCCTGGGCGTGCTCGTCGAGCTCTCGCAGCAGGCCGAGGCCGTCGGCACCAAGTTCCGGCTGGTCTGTGCGAACCGCACGGTGAGCAGGCCGCTGACGCTGACCGGCCTCGACCAGGTCCTCGACTTCTACGAGTCGGTCTCCGACCTGCCGCCCGCCGGCCACTGA
- a CDS encoding ChaB family protein → MPGRQELPSTLKRSSKKAQETWVKTHDSAVETYGEGERAHRTAFGAVKHSFEKVGDHWEPKAQRGPSDEQSEKTGAAARRPGKTEEGVDANASKTHLQEVARRLDVKGRSKMTKSELVDAIKKANRKKTAEARS, encoded by the coding sequence ATGCCCGGTCGTCAGGAGTTGCCGTCCACGCTGAAGCGGTCTTCGAAGAAGGCGCAGGAGACGTGGGTGAAGACCCACGACTCGGCGGTCGAGACGTACGGCGAGGGCGAGCGTGCGCACCGGACCGCGTTCGGCGCGGTGAAGCACTCGTTCGAGAAGGTCGGCGACCACTGGGAGCCGAAGGCGCAGCGCGGCCCGTCCGACGAGCAGTCGGAGAAGACGGGCGCGGCCGCCCGGCGCCCCGGTAAGACCGAGGAGGGCGTCGACGCCAACGCGTCCAAGACGCACCTCCAGGAGGTCGCCCGCCGGTTGGACGTCAAGGGCCGCTCGAAGATGACGAAGAGCGAGCTCGTCGACGCGATCAAGAAGGCGAACCGCAAGAAGACCGCCGAAGCACGCTCGTGA
- the ligD gene encoding non-homologous end-joining DNA ligase gives MAKTSGTTTTVAVADRQLALSNLSKILYPETGTTKGEVIDYYSRIAPVLIPHLAGRPLSLKRYPNGVDGQGFFAKNVPNGAPPWVRTERLPAPGSTMNRDEIDYLVLPENDGDALATIVWLANLAALELHVPQWTVGPRGGVRGTDLLVFDLDPGAPATVVECAAVALRLRKVLDADGLTAVAKTSGSKGMQVYAAIKPVDPGRTSDYAKSVAQKLEKDDPEKVTSVMARAVRPGRIFIDWSQNNTAKTTVAPYSLRARPAPTVSTPLHWDEVAACRRPEDLVFRFDDVLARAAEDGDLFADLLVEKRPVLPRG, from the coding sequence GTGGCGAAGACGTCCGGAACGACCACGACGGTTGCCGTGGCCGATCGTCAGCTCGCATTGTCGAACCTCTCCAAGATTCTCTACCCGGAGACCGGTACGACGAAAGGCGAGGTGATCGACTATTACTCGCGAATCGCGCCCGTTCTGATACCTCATCTGGCAGGTCGTCCGCTCTCGCTGAAGCGGTACCCGAACGGGGTCGACGGGCAGGGCTTCTTCGCCAAGAACGTCCCGAACGGCGCGCCTCCGTGGGTGCGCACCGAACGCCTCCCGGCGCCGGGCAGCACGATGAACCGGGACGAAATCGACTATCTGGTGCTGCCGGAGAACGACGGCGACGCGCTGGCCACGATCGTCTGGCTCGCGAACCTCGCGGCGCTCGAGCTCCACGTCCCGCAGTGGACCGTCGGCCCGCGGGGCGGCGTCCGCGGTACCGACCTGTTGGTGTTCGACCTCGATCCGGGTGCCCCGGCCACCGTCGTCGAGTGTGCCGCCGTCGCCCTGCGGCTCCGTAAGGTCCTGGACGCCGACGGGCTGACCGCCGTCGCCAAGACGTCGGGGTCGAAGGGCATGCAGGTCTACGCGGCGATCAAGCCGGTGGACCCGGGCCGCACGTCGGATTACGCGAAATCGGTCGCCCAGAAGCTGGAGAAGGACGACCCGGAGAAAGTGACCTCGGTCATGGCCAGGGCGGTCCGCCCGGGCAGGATCTTCATCGACTGGAGCCAGAACAACACCGCGAAGACCACCGTGGCCCCGTATTCGCTCCGGGCCCGGCCGGCCCCGACGGTCTCGACTCCGCTGCACTGGGACGAAGTGGCCGCGTGCCGCCGTCCGGAAGATCTCGTGTTCAGGTTCGACGACGTGCTGGCGCGTGCGGCTGAGGATGGTGACCTGTTCGCCGATTTGCTCGTCGAGAAGCGTCCGGTGCTGCCTCGGGGGTAG
- a CDS encoding Ku protein, which yields MRAIWKGVVSFGLVTIPIKLFSATEQHDVQLRQVHAADGGRIRYRRVCEAEGVEVPYSEIAKGYELPDGQVVVLNDEDFENLPIASGRNIDVQKFVPAEQVDGLYLSKGYFLQADGPGAKPYVLLREALLKAGTIAVVKVALRQREALALLRPYGDVLLLQTMLWPDEIRDPAELAPDSDIAVRPQEMQMAESYIQTLTGDLDMEEFTDDYAVALREVVDAKIQGHEIEQPESPSEGGGAVLDLMAALEASVAEAKRARGETVEESRPAAKKAPAKKAAPQKASPRKAPAKKAAAKKTTAKSTAKKTASKSTSQRKTA from the coding sequence ATGCGTGCGATCTGGAAGGGCGTCGTGTCGTTCGGGCTCGTCACGATCCCGATCAAGCTGTTTTCCGCGACCGAGCAGCACGACGTTCAGCTCCGGCAGGTCCACGCGGCCGACGGTGGGCGCATCCGGTACCGCCGGGTGTGCGAGGCCGAGGGTGTCGAAGTGCCCTACAGCGAGATCGCCAAGGGCTACGAACTGCCGGACGGCCAGGTCGTCGTGCTCAACGACGAAGACTTCGAGAACCTGCCGATCGCGTCCGGGCGCAACATCGACGTGCAGAAGTTCGTTCCGGCCGAGCAGGTCGACGGGCTCTACCTCTCGAAGGGGTACTTCCTGCAGGCCGACGGCCCCGGCGCGAAGCCCTACGTGCTGCTGCGCGAGGCGCTGCTGAAGGCCGGGACGATCGCGGTGGTCAAGGTCGCGCTGCGCCAGCGCGAGGCGCTCGCGCTGCTCCGCCCGTACGGCGACGTGCTGCTGCTCCAGACGATGCTCTGGCCGGACGAGATCCGCGACCCGGCCGAGCTCGCGCCCGACTCGGACATCGCCGTGCGTCCGCAGGAGATGCAGATGGCCGAGTCGTACATCCAGACGCTCACCGGCGACCTCGACATGGAGGAGTTCACCGACGACTACGCGGTGGCGCTCCGGGAGGTCGTCGACGCGAAGATCCAGGGCCACGAGATCGAGCAGCCCGAGTCGCCGTCGGAGGGCGGTGGCGCGGTGCTCGACCTGATGGCGGCGCTGGAGGCGTCGGTCGCCGAGGCGAAGCGGGCCCGCGGCGAGACCGTCGAAGAGAGCCGGCCGGCCGCGAAGAAGGCCCCGGCCAAGAAGGCCGCACCGCAGAAGGCGTCGCCGCGCAAGGCGCCGGCGAAGAAGGCCGCGGCCAAGAAGACGACGGCGAAGTCGACCGCCAAGAAAACGGCGTCAAAGAGCACAAGCCAGCGCAAGACCGCCTGA
- a CDS encoding SpoIIE family protein phosphatase has protein sequence MVTPAGTAPVGFAAEPSDAPGDGDLVVERRASDPQAWCEALPAAAGRTILVSGRVLADDPAVASRLAQSLRMAVRATARVELAPAEALGQLDALVAEWEEPFRARLLYGVFDPVDGTFCFAQAGHPGPVICSVKNAAVAPPAPDGGPLGGFVSVSVSYGEQTVAIPPGGTVVVSMPGELADDARFLTAPFSVDTPVGAVSAAPPVEAVAAAVAAGLADGLTDPVAVADAVTGAGAGSTVLAAAWPTGLSVGPVRVIELELGEGEDPTRRARAFCYGVLSTWQLPALVRDDIVLAVSELVANALLYGGAAEQLRLRRSASRIVVEVFDREPAMPRPRIADADAESGRGLFLVRRVARRWGARAVPGGKAVWCEFDLTAPRNADADEPAEATA, from the coding sequence GTGGTGACGCCGGCCGGCACTGCGCCGGTGGGTTTCGCCGCCGAGCCGTCCGACGCTCCCGGTGACGGCGATCTCGTCGTCGAGCGGCGGGCCTCCGACCCCCAGGCCTGGTGCGAGGCGCTGCCGGCCGCCGCGGGCCGCACGATCCTGGTGTCCGGCCGCGTGCTGGCCGACGACCCCGCGGTCGCGTCCCGGCTGGCCCAGAGCCTCCGGATGGCGGTGCGGGCCACGGCCCGGGTCGAATTGGCTCCGGCCGAAGCGCTCGGGCAGCTCGACGCGCTGGTGGCCGAGTGGGAGGAGCCGTTCCGGGCCCGACTGCTCTACGGCGTCTTCGATCCGGTCGACGGCACGTTCTGCTTCGCGCAGGCCGGGCACCCGGGGCCGGTGATCTGCTCGGTGAAGAACGCCGCGGTGGCGCCTCCGGCCCCCGACGGCGGCCCGCTCGGCGGCTTCGTCAGCGTCAGCGTCTCGTACGGCGAGCAGACCGTGGCGATCCCGCCCGGCGGCACGGTCGTCGTGTCGATGCCGGGCGAGCTGGCCGACGACGCCCGGTTCCTGACCGCGCCGTTCTCGGTGGACACGCCGGTCGGTGCGGTCTCGGCCGCGCCTCCGGTCGAGGCGGTGGCGGCCGCGGTCGCGGCCGGGCTCGCCGACGGGCTCACCGACCCGGTCGCGGTGGCGGACGCGGTGACCGGCGCGGGCGCGGGCTCCACCGTGCTCGCGGCGGCGTGGCCGACCGGCCTGTCGGTCGGGCCGGTCCGGGTGATCGAGCTGGAGCTCGGCGAGGGCGAAGACCCGACGCGCCGGGCCCGGGCGTTCTGCTACGGCGTGCTGAGCACCTGGCAGCTCCCGGCCCTAGTCCGGGACGACATCGTGCTTGCGGTGTCCGAGCTGGTCGCGAACGCGCTGCTCTACGGGGGTGCGGCCGAGCAGCTGCGGCTGCGGCGGTCGGCCAGCCGGATCGTGGTCGAGGTGTTCGATCGGGAGCCCGCGATGCCTCGGCCCCGCATCGCCGACGCCGACGCCGAGAGCGGCCGGGGGCTGTTCCTGGTGCGGCGGGTGGCTCGGCGCTGGGGTGCCCGCGCGGTGCCGGGCGGCAAGGCCGTCTGGTGCGAGTTCGACCTCACCGCCCCCCGCAACGCCGACGCCGACGAGCCCGCCGAGGCGACCGCCTGA
- a CDS encoding STAS domain-containing protein: MRERQGRAVGARSAARSKPESFGRLRVTVDDREGYALVTVAGEVDVTTGSQLREPLHELVEQRKHRHVVDLREVTFLDSTGLGILVSDHKRLRDRDGSLHVVVTTPGIVARVFRLTGVDRVVPLVNTVEEAETALTAAP; encoded by the coding sequence ATGCGTGAGCGTCAGGGTCGGGCCGTCGGAGCGCGGAGCGCTGCGCGGTCCAAGCCGGAGAGTTTCGGCCGGCTGCGGGTCACCGTCGACGACCGCGAGGGCTATGCGCTGGTCACGGTGGCCGGTGAGGTGGATGTCACCACCGGTTCGCAGTTGCGCGAACCGCTCCACGAGCTGGTCGAGCAGCGCAAGCATCGGCACGTCGTCGATCTGCGCGAGGTGACCTTTCTCGACTCCACCGGGCTGGGCATCCTGGTCAGCGACCACAAACGACTACGCGACCGCGACGGTTCGCTGCACGTCGTCGTGACGACCCCCGGCATCGTGGCCCGCGTGTTCCGCCTCACCGGCGTCGACCGCGTCGTGCCTCTGGTGAACACTGTCGAAGAGGCCGAGACCGCGCTGACCGCGGCGCCGTAG